A genomic window from Sporosarcina sp. Marseille-Q4063 includes:
- a CDS encoding LysR family transcriptional regulator — protein MNLKQVQAFLSIVRLGNISKAANHLYVTQSAISLRLNSLEKEYDIVLLNREQGVRRVTLTSEGERFYQIALKYESLISETRNIKSMRE, from the coding sequence ATGAATCTAAAACAAGTTCAAGCATTTTTGTCTATAGTTAGACTAGGGAACATTTCAAAGGCTGCCAATCATCTATATGTTACTCAATCAGCGATTAGTCTGCGGTTAAACTCCCTTGAGAAAGAATACGATATTGTGTTATTAAACCGTGAACAGGGTGTAAGAAGAGTTACTTTAACAAGTGAAGGGGAAAGGTTTTATCAAATTGCACTAAAGTACGAATCGCTTATATCAGAAACAAGAAATATTAAATCAATGCGTGAGTAA